From Quercus lobata isolate SW786 chromosome 1, ValleyOak3.0 Primary Assembly, whole genome shotgun sequence, one genomic window encodes:
- the LOC115991105 gene encoding CMP-sialic acid transporter 3-like isoform X5, translating into MQNGMVECSVCHSKLLSPTSRTVSRAYDRHRTDVSSKSRVLNILLVVGDCILVGLQPILVYMSKVDGKFMFSPISVNFLTEAAKVIFAIVMLLIQGRRKKVGEKSLLSVPTFVQAAQNNVLLAVPALLYAINNYLKFIMQLYFNPATVKMLSNLKVLVIAILLKIIMKRQFSIIQWEALALLLIGISVNQLKSLPEGTTALGLPVDTGAYLYTLIFVTVPSMASVFNEYALKSQFETSIYLQNLFLYGYGAMFNFLAILGIAIFKGPSSLDILQGHSKATMLLICNNAAQGILSSFFFKYADLKVGRLRRSIIVPEGKAVWLEGFWA; encoded by the exons ATGCAAAACGGGATGGTAGAATGCAGTGTTTGCCATTCAAAACTGTTGTCCCCAACTTCTAGAACTGTTTCAAGGGCATACGACCGGCATAGAACTGATGTTTCCTCAAAGAGTCGAGTCTTGAACATCCTTTTGGTTGTTGGAGATTGCATCTTGGTTGGTTTGCAG CCTATATTGGTCTATATGTCCAAGGTGGATGGGAAATTCATGTTTAGTCCTATTAGTGTTAACTTTTTGACAGAGGCAGCAAAAGTTATTTTTGCTATTGTTATGCTTTTGATCCAG GGTCGACGTAAGAAAGTTGGTGAGAAATCTCTCCTCTCTGTGCCTACATTTGTACAG GCAGCTCAAAATAATGTGCTTCTCGCCGTTCCCGCTCTCCTTTATgctattaataattatttaaagttCATTATGCAG CTCTATTTTAATCCTGCAACTGTGAAGATGCTAAGCAATTTAAAG GTTTTGGTAATTGccattttgttgaaaataatcATGAAGCGGCAGTTTTCTATTATTCAG TGGGAGGCTCTTGCTCTGTTGCTCATTGGAATTAGTGTCAATCAGCTGAAATCTCTGCCTGAGGGCACCACTGCTTTAGGTCTTCCAGTTGATACAGGAGCATACTTATACACATTGATTTTT GTCACTGTTCCATCGATGGCATCAGTCTTCAATGAGTATGCTTTGAAGAGTCAATTTGAGACTAGCATTTACCTTCAG AACTTGTTTCTATATGGTTATGGTGCCATGTTCAACTTCCTAGCTATTCTTGGAATTGCCATTTTCAAAG GTCCCAGCAGCTTGGATATACTACAAGGACATTCCAAGGCTACCATGCTTTTAATTTGCAACAATGCAGCTCAAGGGATTTTATCatcattctttttcaaatatgCAG ACTTGAAAGTTGGCAGGCTAAGGAGGTCTATCATCGTTCCTGAAGGCAAGGCAGTGTGGTTGGAAGGGTTTTGGGCTTGA
- the LOC115991105 gene encoding CMP-sialic acid transporter 3-like isoform X2, which translates to MQNGMVECSVCHSKLLSPTSRTVSRAYDRHRTDVSSKSRVLNILLVVGDCILVGLQPILVYMSKVDGKFMFSPISVNFLTEAAKVIFAIVMLLIQGRRKKVGEKSLLSVPTFVQAAQNNVLLAVPALLYAINNYLKFIMQLYFNPATVKMLSNLKVLVIAILLKIIMKRQFSIIQWEALALLLIGISVNQLKSLPEGTTALGLPVDTGAYLYTLIFVTVPSMASVFNEYALKSQFETSIYLQNLFLYGYGAMFNFLAILGIAIFKGPSSLDILQGHSKATMLLICNNAAQGILSSFFFKYAGIASAALFGHALTINFILGISIVFISMHQFFSPLSKIKDEPQNVNFEMIDNQNNQRSKDTSFVNMAAGANEDASHRVGCDEKAPLLPH; encoded by the exons ATGCAAAACGGGATGGTAGAATGCAGTGTTTGCCATTCAAAACTGTTGTCCCCAACTTCTAGAACTGTTTCAAGGGCATACGACCGGCATAGAACTGATGTTTCCTCAAAGAGTCGAGTCTTGAACATCCTTTTGGTTGTTGGAGATTGCATCTTGGTTGGTTTGCAG CCTATATTGGTCTATATGTCCAAGGTGGATGGGAAATTCATGTTTAGTCCTATTAGTGTTAACTTTTTGACAGAGGCAGCAAAAGTTATTTTTGCTATTGTTATGCTTTTGATCCAG GGTCGACGTAAGAAAGTTGGTGAGAAATCTCTCCTCTCTGTGCCTACATTTGTACAG GCAGCTCAAAATAATGTGCTTCTCGCCGTTCCCGCTCTCCTTTATgctattaataattatttaaagttCATTATGCAG CTCTATTTTAATCCTGCAACTGTGAAGATGCTAAGCAATTTAAAG GTTTTGGTAATTGccattttgttgaaaataatcATGAAGCGGCAGTTTTCTATTATTCAG TGGGAGGCTCTTGCTCTGTTGCTCATTGGAATTAGTGTCAATCAGCTGAAATCTCTGCCTGAGGGCACCACTGCTTTAGGTCTTCCAGTTGATACAGGAGCATACTTATACACATTGATTTTT GTCACTGTTCCATCGATGGCATCAGTCTTCAATGAGTATGCTTTGAAGAGTCAATTTGAGACTAGCATTTACCTTCAG AACTTGTTTCTATATGGTTATGGTGCCATGTTCAACTTCCTAGCTATTCTTGGAATTGCCATTTTCAAAG GTCCCAGCAGCTTGGATATACTACAAGGACATTCCAAGGCTACCATGCTTTTAATTTGCAACAATGCAGCTCAAGGGATTTTATCatcattctttttcaaatatgCAG GAATAGCATCTGCTGCACTGTTTGGTCATGCACTGACTATCAACTTTATTTTAGGAATCTCTATTGTGTTCATTTCTATGCATCAG TTCTTTTCACCACTCTCAAAGATTAAGGACGAACCACAGAAtgttaattttgaaatgatcGACAATCAGAACAACCAAAG GTCAAAGGATACATCATTTGTAAATATGGCAGCTGGAGCAAATGAGGAT GCAAGCCACCGTGTTGGATGTGATGAGAAAGCGCCGCTTCTTCCCCACTAA
- the LOC115954857 gene encoding uncharacterized protein LOC115954857: MTKATKLRLRKLVNTDEAMNKFIVDYNIPPNTQPRKDTQEAPQPDAPPPPPRPLTIQTRSSSTKSQPQSNRPEPPTPSQPAQSPRPEGADSKRKRSPKGKDTADEGKSQPSKEKDEAPRTKQLKLEPQSKGKGPAVQTPQGKGKGIDSQSLPSAWLPAPMLHGGPLLETASLRDLGDGEGEYVADALGRTILLPNDMDELKRMRMQEVFLSTKRCLCMALQATYRMKEEVHDRSKAAENERKKRITASKTLEASEKELAKVKDDLIMTTRERDNVSAGLDSAQKQVWEEALKRAGVDASSDLWKAESVFYPAAIRDTTFTSSVTTDAQPEEEVTPSGNLQASGSTSKAPKEGILQDVVVISQHADPEIPTEITEPKVGVQVSSTEELAAPAQLPQAIPLVVVTQGTSVGLVQSSLEETVIPGIEADPNPTSKNATDKQAEK, encoded by the exons ATGACAAAGGCAACTAAATTGAGGTTGAGGAAGTTGGTCAACACTGatgaggcgatgaataagttcatcgttgattataatATTCCCCCCAAT aCCCAACCAAGGAAGGATACCCAGGAGGCACCACAACCCGATGCTCCTCCTCCACCGCCTCGACCCCTTACAATCCAAACCcggtcatcctccaccaagtcccaGCCACAATCCAACCGCCCCGAACCTCCCACCCCCTCCCAACCAGCTCAGTCCCCCAGACCTGAAGGTGCTGATTctaagagaaagaggagtcccaagggcAAGGACACCGCGGAtgagggaaaatcccaaccttcaaaggagaaggatgaggctCCGCGTACAAAACAACTGAAGCTCGAGCCCCAAAGTAAGGGCAAAGGACCCGCAGTTCAAACCCCTCAAGGCAAGGGGAAAGGAATTGATTCCCAATCCCTACCGAGCGCCTGGCtccctgccccaatgcttcacgggggtccattacTGGAAACGGCCTCCCTGAGGGACCTCGGAGACGGCGAGGGTGAATACGTGGCGgacgcattagggagaaccatatTACTCCCTAATGATATGGACGAGctgaagagaatgaggatgcaggaaGTTTTTCTCAGCACCAAGAGATGCTTgtgcatg gctctccaggcaacctataggatgaAGGAAGAGGTGCATGACAGGAGTAAGGCAGCCGAGAACGAACGTAAGAAGCGCATAACAGCCTCAAAAACACTCGAAGCTTCTGAAAAGGAACTCGCTAAAGTCAAGGATGATTTAATAATGACTACTCGCGAGAGGGATAATGTCTCGGCGGGCCTTGATAGTGCCCAGaaacag GTCTGGGAagaagcattgaagcgagctggagTGGACGCTTCATCAGATTTGTGGAAGGCAGAGAGCGTTTTCTACCCGGCGGCCATCCGTGACACCACTTTCACTAGCTCTGTGACCACGGATGCTCAACCCGAGGAAGAGGTCACCCCGTCGGGAAACTTACAAGCCAGTGGTTCTActagcaaggcgcccaaagaGGGAATACTTCAAGATGTGGTGGTAATATCGCAGCATGCGGATCCTGAGATACCTACAGAAATTACTGAACCCAAGGTGGGCGTTCAGGTGTCGAGTACAGAAGAACTAGCCGCTCCTGCACAGTTGCCACAGGCCATTCCCCTTGTTGTGGTCACTCAGGGTACCAGTGTTGGCCTTGTTCAGTCTTCCTTAGAAGAAACCGTCATTCCAGGCATTGAAGCTGATCCtaatcccacctccaaaaatgCAACCGACAAACAAGCAGAAAAGTAG
- the LOC115991105 gene encoding CMP-sialic acid transporter 3-like isoform X3: MQNGMVECSVCHSKLLSPTSRTVSRAYDRHRTDVSSKSRVLNILLVVGDCILVGLQPILVYMSKVDGKFMFSPISVNFLTEAAKVIFAIVMLLIQGRRKKVGEKSLLSVPTFVQLYFNPATVKMLSNLKVLVIAILLKIIMKRQFSIIQWEALALLLIGISVNQLKSLPEGTTALGLPVDTGAYLYTLIFVTVPSMASVFNEYALKSQFETSIYLQNLFLYGYGAMFNFLAILGIAIFKGPSSLDILQGHSKATMLLICNNAAQGILSSFFFKYADTILKKYSSTVATIFTGIASAALFGHALTINFILGISIVFISMHQFFSPLSKIKDEPQNVNFEMIDNQNNQRSKDTSFVNMAAGANEDASHRVGCDEKAPLLPH; this comes from the exons ATGCAAAACGGGATGGTAGAATGCAGTGTTTGCCATTCAAAACTGTTGTCCCCAACTTCTAGAACTGTTTCAAGGGCATACGACCGGCATAGAACTGATGTTTCCTCAAAGAGTCGAGTCTTGAACATCCTTTTGGTTGTTGGAGATTGCATCTTGGTTGGTTTGCAG CCTATATTGGTCTATATGTCCAAGGTGGATGGGAAATTCATGTTTAGTCCTATTAGTGTTAACTTTTTGACAGAGGCAGCAAAAGTTATTTTTGCTATTGTTATGCTTTTGATCCAG GGTCGACGTAAGAAAGTTGGTGAGAAATCTCTCCTCTCTGTGCCTACATTTGTACAG CTCTATTTTAATCCTGCAACTGTGAAGATGCTAAGCAATTTAAAG GTTTTGGTAATTGccattttgttgaaaataatcATGAAGCGGCAGTTTTCTATTATTCAG TGGGAGGCTCTTGCTCTGTTGCTCATTGGAATTAGTGTCAATCAGCTGAAATCTCTGCCTGAGGGCACCACTGCTTTAGGTCTTCCAGTTGATACAGGAGCATACTTATACACATTGATTTTT GTCACTGTTCCATCGATGGCATCAGTCTTCAATGAGTATGCTTTGAAGAGTCAATTTGAGACTAGCATTTACCTTCAG AACTTGTTTCTATATGGTTATGGTGCCATGTTCAACTTCCTAGCTATTCTTGGAATTGCCATTTTCAAAG GTCCCAGCAGCTTGGATATACTACAAGGACATTCCAAGGCTACCATGCTTTTAATTTGCAACAATGCAGCTCAAGGGATTTTATCatcattctttttcaaatatgCAG atacaattttgaaaaaatattccTCAACTGTTGCAACAATTTTTACAGGAATAGCATCTGCTGCACTGTTTGGTCATGCACTGACTATCAACTTTATTTTAGGAATCTCTATTGTGTTCATTTCTATGCATCAG TTCTTTTCACCACTCTCAAAGATTAAGGACGAACCACAGAAtgttaattttgaaatgatcGACAATCAGAACAACCAAAG GTCAAAGGATACATCATTTGTAAATATGGCAGCTGGAGCAAATGAGGAT GCAAGCCACCGTGTTGGATGTGATGAGAAAGCGCCGCTTCTTCCCCACTAA
- the LOC115991105 gene encoding CMP-sialic acid transporter 3-like isoform X1, with amino-acid sequence MQNGMVECSVCHSKLLSPTSRTVSRAYDRHRTDVSSKSRVLNILLVVGDCILVGLQPILVYMSKVDGKFMFSPISVNFLTEAAKVIFAIVMLLIQGRRKKVGEKSLLSVPTFVQAAQNNVLLAVPALLYAINNYLKFIMQLYFNPATVKMLSNLKVLVIAILLKIIMKRQFSIIQWEALALLLIGISVNQLKSLPEGTTALGLPVDTGAYLYTLIFVTVPSMASVFNEYALKSQFETSIYLQNLFLYGYGAMFNFLAILGIAIFKGPSSLDILQGHSKATMLLICNNAAQGILSSFFFKYADTILKKYSSTVATIFTGIASAALFGHALTINFILGISIVFISMHQFFSPLSKIKDEPQNVNFEMIDNQNNQRSKDTSFVNMAAGANEDASHRVGCDEKAPLLPH; translated from the exons ATGCAAAACGGGATGGTAGAATGCAGTGTTTGCCATTCAAAACTGTTGTCCCCAACTTCTAGAACTGTTTCAAGGGCATACGACCGGCATAGAACTGATGTTTCCTCAAAGAGTCGAGTCTTGAACATCCTTTTGGTTGTTGGAGATTGCATCTTGGTTGGTTTGCAG CCTATATTGGTCTATATGTCCAAGGTGGATGGGAAATTCATGTTTAGTCCTATTAGTGTTAACTTTTTGACAGAGGCAGCAAAAGTTATTTTTGCTATTGTTATGCTTTTGATCCAG GGTCGACGTAAGAAAGTTGGTGAGAAATCTCTCCTCTCTGTGCCTACATTTGTACAG GCAGCTCAAAATAATGTGCTTCTCGCCGTTCCCGCTCTCCTTTATgctattaataattatttaaagttCATTATGCAG CTCTATTTTAATCCTGCAACTGTGAAGATGCTAAGCAATTTAAAG GTTTTGGTAATTGccattttgttgaaaataatcATGAAGCGGCAGTTTTCTATTATTCAG TGGGAGGCTCTTGCTCTGTTGCTCATTGGAATTAGTGTCAATCAGCTGAAATCTCTGCCTGAGGGCACCACTGCTTTAGGTCTTCCAGTTGATACAGGAGCATACTTATACACATTGATTTTT GTCACTGTTCCATCGATGGCATCAGTCTTCAATGAGTATGCTTTGAAGAGTCAATTTGAGACTAGCATTTACCTTCAG AACTTGTTTCTATATGGTTATGGTGCCATGTTCAACTTCCTAGCTATTCTTGGAATTGCCATTTTCAAAG GTCCCAGCAGCTTGGATATACTACAAGGACATTCCAAGGCTACCATGCTTTTAATTTGCAACAATGCAGCTCAAGGGATTTTATCatcattctttttcaaatatgCAG atacaattttgaaaaaatattccTCAACTGTTGCAACAATTTTTACAGGAATAGCATCTGCTGCACTGTTTGGTCATGCACTGACTATCAACTTTATTTTAGGAATCTCTATTGTGTTCATTTCTATGCATCAG TTCTTTTCACCACTCTCAAAGATTAAGGACGAACCACAGAAtgttaattttgaaatgatcGACAATCAGAACAACCAAAG GTCAAAGGATACATCATTTGTAAATATGGCAGCTGGAGCAAATGAGGAT GCAAGCCACCGTGTTGGATGTGATGAGAAAGCGCCGCTTCTTCCCCACTAA
- the LOC115991105 gene encoding CMP-sialic acid transporter 2-like isoform X4, translated as MKKKKKTVFLWPILVYMSKVDGKFMFSPISVNFLTEAAKVIFAIVMLLIQGRRKKVGEKSLLSVPTFVQAAQNNVLLAVPALLYAINNYLKFIMQLYFNPATVKMLSNLKVLVIAILLKIIMKRQFSIIQWEALALLLIGISVNQLKSLPEGTTALGLPVDTGAYLYTLIFVTVPSMASVFNEYALKSQFETSIYLQNLFLYGYGAMFNFLAILGIAIFKGPSSLDILQGHSKATMLLICNNAAQGILSSFFFKYADTILKKYSSTVATIFTGIASAALFGHALTINFILGISIVFISMHQFFSPLSKIKDEPQNVNFEMIDNQNNQRSKDTSFVNMAAGANEDASHRVGCDEKAPLLPH; from the exons atgaaaaaaaaaaaaaaaactgttttccTATGG CCTATATTGGTCTATATGTCCAAGGTGGATGGGAAATTCATGTTTAGTCCTATTAGTGTTAACTTTTTGACAGAGGCAGCAAAAGTTATTTTTGCTATTGTTATGCTTTTGATCCAG GGTCGACGTAAGAAAGTTGGTGAGAAATCTCTCCTCTCTGTGCCTACATTTGTACAG GCAGCTCAAAATAATGTGCTTCTCGCCGTTCCCGCTCTCCTTTATgctattaataattatttaaagttCATTATGCAG CTCTATTTTAATCCTGCAACTGTGAAGATGCTAAGCAATTTAAAG GTTTTGGTAATTGccattttgttgaaaataatcATGAAGCGGCAGTTTTCTATTATTCAG TGGGAGGCTCTTGCTCTGTTGCTCATTGGAATTAGTGTCAATCAGCTGAAATCTCTGCCTGAGGGCACCACTGCTTTAGGTCTTCCAGTTGATACAGGAGCATACTTATACACATTGATTTTT GTCACTGTTCCATCGATGGCATCAGTCTTCAATGAGTATGCTTTGAAGAGTCAATTTGAGACTAGCATTTACCTTCAG AACTTGTTTCTATATGGTTATGGTGCCATGTTCAACTTCCTAGCTATTCTTGGAATTGCCATTTTCAAAG GTCCCAGCAGCTTGGATATACTACAAGGACATTCCAAGGCTACCATGCTTTTAATTTGCAACAATGCAGCTCAAGGGATTTTATCatcattctttttcaaatatgCAG atacaattttgaaaaaatattccTCAACTGTTGCAACAATTTTTACAGGAATAGCATCTGCTGCACTGTTTGGTCATGCACTGACTATCAACTTTATTTTAGGAATCTCTATTGTGTTCATTTCTATGCATCAG TTCTTTTCACCACTCTCAAAGATTAAGGACGAACCACAGAAtgttaattttgaaatgatcGACAATCAGAACAACCAAAG GTCAAAGGATACATCATTTGTAAATATGGCAGCTGGAGCAAATGAGGAT GCAAGCCACCGTGTTGGATGTGATGAGAAAGCGCCGCTTCTTCCCCACTAA